A stretch of Kiloniellales bacterium DNA encodes these proteins:
- a CDS encoding SPOR domain-containing protein codes for MKEQKPNRKPDQIFVRKGLATPSPGTEQELEHLSLYQEAVREPGRQSPADPVSSVEEGTAEDEVAPAGSLLAVDMRNHSGRAWIEAQNGDLASSDFSSLLLRQGNLPLDTPVSADESTAKTWKRLREEFGDEAKESEDAVRALPSWSSIKESKGKEDAPEKAPALEVKGGEQKQGQDDDAGEPALFAEPRPGKRIDLVANAEALSMGEPASPAEPGLFAEVHNAPEPTIPEPTTPEPVTPGPTAPEPTVSIEPPAAPPSPPPSHAEPSRDRPGVAGVALAMIALAAVGAGLWFQFGTARDEAESPSVAAVDKPQGTTPAETAAAAPGPEPAPAETLAPQTAAAGTSGATAEPVVALSDPATTEAPATMEAPPPQVTDVVSSPAVAPSDASQPARIEPSFDLVRIEPDGQAVIAGRAEPFTDLIILDNGEPIGTARSNAEGEWAFIPDEPLPPGEHQIAMVVNTPQGEVILRDPRLSADTAEGAAPTVQEAPNAAGDLAALDQAGGAQEVLSEPGSPPVPRSKPETVIARTLPPYGVQLSSNTSRQSAEVVWRELQLKYPDLLGDKTLMIQEVQLDQSGTRFRVQTGLFDDLASARKLCQAFAERQQECLVFKR; via the coding sequence ATGAAAGAGCAGAAACCGAACCGCAAGCCCGATCAGATCTTCGTGCGCAAGGGGCTGGCCACGCCCTCGCCGGGAACCGAACAGGAGCTCGAGCACCTTTCGCTCTACCAGGAGGCCGTTCGCGAGCCCGGGCGTCAGAGTCCGGCGGACCCGGTTTCCAGCGTCGAAGAGGGAACGGCCGAGGATGAAGTCGCGCCGGCGGGCAGCCTTCTCGCCGTCGATATGCGCAACCATTCGGGCCGCGCCTGGATCGAGGCCCAGAACGGCGATTTAGCGTCGTCTGATTTCTCCAGCCTGCTGCTGCGCCAGGGGAACCTGCCCCTCGACACGCCGGTTTCCGCGGACGAAAGCACGGCCAAGACATGGAAACGGCTGCGCGAAGAGTTCGGCGACGAGGCGAAGGAGAGCGAGGACGCGGTGCGCGCTCTGCCCAGCTGGTCGTCGATCAAGGAAAGCAAAGGCAAGGAGGACGCCCCGGAGAAAGCTCCGGCGCTCGAGGTAAAGGGCGGCGAGCAGAAACAGGGCCAGGACGATGATGCCGGCGAGCCGGCCTTGTTCGCGGAACCTCGTCCCGGCAAGCGCATCGATCTGGTCGCGAACGCGGAAGCCCTGAGCATGGGCGAGCCGGCGTCGCCTGCCGAACCGGGCCTCTTCGCCGAGGTGCACAACGCTCCGGAGCCCACGATTCCGGAGCCCACGACTCCGGAGCCCGTTACTCCCGGACCCACCGCTCCGGAGCCCACGGTCAGTATCGAGCCGCCCGCCGCCCCGCCTTCGCCACCGCCGTCGCACGCGGAGCCGTCCCGCGACCGCCCCGGCGTCGCCGGTGTCGCCTTGGCCATGATCGCCCTCGCCGCCGTCGGCGCGGGCCTCTGGTTCCAGTTCGGCACGGCCCGGGACGAGGCCGAGAGTCCGAGCGTCGCGGCGGTCGACAAGCCGCAGGGCACCACGCCCGCGGAAACCGCCGCGGCCGCCCCGGGGCCCGAGCCCGCCCCGGCAGAGACTCTCGCCCCCCAAACAGCGGCCGCCGGGACATCCGGCGCAACCGCCGAACCGGTGGTCGCACTATCGGATCCGGCAACGACCGAGGCCCCGGCAACGATGGAAGCGCCGCCGCCGCAGGTCACCGATGTGGTTTCCTCCCCGGCGGTCGCGCCGTCCGACGCGAGCCAACCCGCGCGGATCGAGCCCAGCTTCGACCTTGTGCGGATCGAGCCCGACGGCCAGGCGGTCATCGCCGGCCGCGCCGAGCCCTTTACCGACCTAATCATCCTCGACAACGGCGAACCGATCGGTACAGCCCGCTCCAACGCCGAAGGCGAGTGGGCCTTCATCCCGGATGAGCCCCTGCCGCCGGGCGAGCACCAGATCGCCATGGTGGTGAACACGCCCCAGGGCGAAGTGATCCTGCGCGATCCACGGCTGAGCGCCGACACCGCCGAGGGAGCCGCGCCGACTGTCCAGGAAGCGCCGAACGCCGCCGGCGATCTGGCGGCACTCGACCAGGCCGGCGGCGCGCAAGAAGTCTTGTCGGAACCGGGCAGCCCGCCGGTTCCACGGTCCAAGCCAGAGACCGTGATCGCCCGCACCTTGCCGCCCTACGGCGTACAGCTCTCGTCCAACACGAGCCGGCAATCGGCCGAGGTCGTCTGGCGGGAGCTGCAGCTCAAGTATCCCGATCTTCTCGGCGACAAGACCCTGATGATCCAGGAGGTCCAGCTCGACCAGAGCGGCACGCGCTTCCGGGTTCAGACGGGCTTGTTCGACGACCTGGCCTCGGCGCGAAAGCTGTGCCAGGCCTTCGCCGAGCGTCAGCAGGAATGCCTGGTGTTCAAGCGCTGA
- a CDS encoding AAA family ATPase: MQVLTLASRKGGSGKTTLAGHLAVQCEREGDGPVAIIDLDPQGSIAEWWNVRESEAPLFVRSSLEGLQHDLDAMRSHGVAYLIIDTPPALNDSIRQIIELSDLVLIPTRPSPHDLRSIGATVDLVEHVGKPLIFVINSATRHARITCETVTLLSQHGPLAPSIIHHRVDFASSMVDGRTVMELPTPGAGAEEIARLWDYLRQRLNNLRPAPLLPFTAARGDAVAVG, encoded by the coding sequence ATGCAGGTACTGACGCTCGCTTCGCGCAAGGGCGGGTCCGGAAAGACAACGCTCGCGGGGCATCTGGCGGTTCAGTGTGAACGCGAAGGCGACGGCCCGGTTGCGATCATCGACCTCGATCCGCAAGGCAGCATCGCTGAGTGGTGGAACGTTCGGGAATCGGAAGCACCCCTCTTCGTTCGTTCCTCCCTGGAAGGTCTGCAGCATGATCTCGACGCCATGAGATCCCACGGCGTCGCCTATCTGATCATCGACACGCCACCGGCCCTCAACGATTCGATCCGCCAGATCATCGAGCTTTCCGACCTGGTCCTGATACCGACCCGCCCGAGTCCCCATGACCTGCGTTCCATCGGCGCGACGGTGGATCTGGTCGAACACGTCGGCAAGCCGCTTATCTTCGTGATCAATTCGGCGACGCGTCATGCCCGAATCACCTGCGAGACGGTCACGCTGCTCTCGCAGCACGGCCCGCTCGCCCCGTCGATCATTCACCACAGGGTTGATTTTGCCTCGAGTATGGTCGACGGTCGCACGGTAATGGAACTTCCGACGCCCGGCGCGGGCGCGGAGGAGATTGCAAGGCTGTGGGATTACCTACGCCAGAGACTGAACAACCTGAGACCTGCACCGTTGCTGCCCTTCACCGCCGCCAGGGGCGACGCCGTGGCGGTCGGTTGA
- a CDS encoding AMP nucleosidase — MRSPKTPAAFAQDQVRDLRAYKDAESAVARICEIYARSTERVRKDFEAATRGDLDGPAQEASYPYVGVVIGPEQLRLGDPLAYGKLPGADAYATTVSRPDLFKDYYKEQIELIIKNHRRPVHVGVSSRPIPLTFVVEEATEGLSAERIQQLRSAFPLPDLSVISDSVANGTHVPVPGTPKPLALFSGPRVDYSLVRLFHYTGTSPLYFQRFVLFTNYQRYVDEFVTFGHAQVSEGEEYAAFVEPGNVVTPNARISNLEAGGCKPQHLPQMPAYHLMREDGDGITLVNIGIGPSNAKTITDHLAVLRPHCWLMVGHCGGLRGTQQLGDYVLAHAYVRGDHVLDEDLPDWVPVPPIAEVQIALTESVAKITGLRGRELKVRLRTGTIYTTDDRDWELRRDDLARRFNQSRAIAVDMESATIAANGFRLRVPYGTLLCVSDKPLHGEIKLPGMANAFYRERVGQHLQIGIHTLCSLRDAGVETLHSRKLRSFDEPAFR; from the coding sequence ATGCGATCACCCAAGACGCCGGCCGCCTTCGCCCAGGACCAGGTCCGCGACCTCCGGGCCTACAAGGATGCCGAGAGCGCCGTCGCGCGGATCTGCGAGATCTATGCCCGCAGCACGGAGAGGGTGCGCAAAGACTTCGAGGCGGCGACGCGCGGCGACCTCGACGGTCCGGCGCAGGAGGCCAGCTATCCCTATGTCGGGGTCGTGATCGGTCCCGAACAGCTGCGTCTGGGCGATCCCCTGGCCTACGGCAAGCTCCCCGGTGCCGACGCCTACGCGACCACGGTGTCCCGGCCCGACCTCTTCAAAGATTACTATAAAGAACAAATCGAACTTATTATTAAAAATCATAGAAGACCGGTTCATGTCGGTGTCAGCTCCCGCCCCATCCCGCTGACCTTCGTCGTCGAGGAAGCGACCGAGGGGTTGTCGGCCGAACGAATCCAGCAGCTTCGCTCCGCTTTCCCGCTGCCGGACTTGTCCGTCATCAGCGACTCGGTGGCGAACGGCACCCATGTGCCGGTACCGGGAACGCCGAAGCCTCTGGCGCTCTTTTCGGGTCCGCGCGTGGATTACTCTCTGGTTCGGCTGTTCCACTACACGGGCACCTCGCCGCTGTACTTTCAGCGTTTCGTGCTGTTCACCAACTACCAGCGCTATGTCGACGAATTCGTGACCTTCGGCCATGCGCAGGTGAGCGAAGGCGAGGAGTACGCGGCCTTCGTCGAGCCGGGCAACGTGGTCACGCCGAACGCACGTATCTCGAACCTGGAGGCCGGCGGCTGCAAGCCGCAACACCTGCCGCAGATGCCGGCCTATCACCTGATGCGCGAGGACGGCGACGGCATCACGCTGGTCAACATCGGGATCGGACCTTCGAACGCGAAGACGATCACCGATCACCTCGCCGTTCTCAGGCCCCATTGCTGGCTTATGGTGGGACACTGCGGCGGTCTGCGCGGCACCCAGCAGCTCGGCGACTACGTCTTGGCCCACGCCTACGTGCGCGGCGACCACGTCCTGGACGAGGACCTGCCCGACTGGGTACCCGTGCCGCCGATCGCCGAGGTCCAGATCGCCTTGACCGAGAGCGTCGCCAAGATCACCGGCCTGCGCGGACGCGAGCTCAAGGTCCGACTGCGCACCGGGACCATCTACACAACCGATGACCGCGACTGGGAGCTGCGCCGCGACGACCTGGCGCGGCGGTTCAACCAATCCCGGGCGATTGCCGTCGACATGGAGTCGGCCACCATCGCGGCCAACGGTTTCCGGCTGCGCGTGCCCTACGGGACGCTGCTCTGCGTTTCCGACAAACCCTTGCACGGAGAAATAAAACTGCCCGGCATGGCCAATGCCTTCTACCGCGAGCGCGTCGGACAACACCTACAGATCGGTATCCACACACTCTGCAGTCTGCGCGATGCCGGCGTCGAGACCTTGCACTCGCGCAAGCTCCGCAGCTTCGACGAGCCAGCGTTCCGCTGA
- the hppD gene encoding 4-hydroxyphenylpyruvate dioxygenase, with product MASANTGARKGGQGNWENPMGTDGFEFIEYAAEDPAALGGLFEQLGFVASARHRSKDVTLYRQGDVNFIVNAEPASFAQSFARVHGPCVCAIAIRVADAKSAYDRAIALGAKPHAAQVGPMELNIPAIKGIGDSLIYLVDRYGDRSIYDVDFVPLETASAPPASLTYVDHLTHNVYRGRMDLWAEFYERLFNFREIRFFDIEGKLTGLKSRAMTSPCGKIRIPINESADDKSQIEEYLAAYKGEGIQHIALGTDDIFGAVESLAERGITFMPPPPASYYEGVAGRLPDHGEDLERMRRNSILIDGAPGGGTLLQIFTKTVIGPIFFEIIQRKGDQGFGEGNFQALFEAMEQDQIDRGVI from the coding sequence ATGGCCAGCGCGAACACGGGGGCGCGGAAAGGGGGGCAGGGGAACTGGGAAAATCCGATGGGCACCGACGGCTTCGAGTTTATCGAGTATGCCGCCGAGGATCCCGCCGCGCTCGGCGGGCTGTTCGAACAGTTGGGCTTCGTCGCCTCGGCCCGGCACCGCTCGAAGGACGTGACGCTTTATCGCCAGGGCGACGTCAACTTCATCGTGAACGCCGAACCGGCGAGCTTCGCGCAGTCCTTCGCCAGGGTGCACGGCCCCTGCGTCTGCGCTATCGCCATCAGGGTCGCTGACGCCAAGAGCGCCTACGACCGCGCGATCGCACTCGGCGCCAAACCCCATGCCGCACAGGTCGGCCCGATGGAATTGAACATTCCCGCGATCAAGGGCATCGGCGACAGCCTGATATACCTCGTCGACCGCTACGGCGACCGCAGCATCTATGACGTGGACTTCGTTCCCCTTGAGACCGCGTCGGCGCCGCCGGCCAGCCTGACCTATGTCGACCACCTAACGCACAACGTCTATCGTGGCCGCATGGACCTCTGGGCAGAGTTCTATGAGCGCCTGTTCAACTTCCGGGAAATCCGCTTCTTCGATATCGAGGGCAAGCTGACCGGCCTGAAGAGCCGGGCGATGACGAGCCCGTGCGGCAAGATCCGCATTCCGATCAACGAGTCGGCCGACGACAAGTCCCAGATCGAGGAGTATCTGGCGGCCTACAAGGGCGAGGGGATCCAGCACATCGCCCTGGGGACCGACGATATCTTCGGCGCCGTCGAGTCCCTCGCGGAGCGGGGCATCACCTTCATGCCGCCGCCGCCCGCCAGCTACTACGAAGGCGTTGCGGGCCGCCTGCCAGACCACGGTGAGGACCTGGAGCGCATGCGGCGCAACTCGATCCTGATCGACGGCGCGCCCGGCGGCGGTACGCTGCTGCAGATCTTCACCAAGACGGTGATTGGGCCGATCTTCTTCGAGATCATTCAGCGCAAGGGGGACCAGGGTTTCGGCGAAGGCAACTTCCAGGCTCTGTTCGAAGCGATGGAGCAGGACCAGATCGATCGCGGAGTGATCTGA
- the gspE gene encoding type II secretion system ATPase GspE produces the protein MAAPAENLESFEETFGSFLVERGVLDPAAVARARRLSVEGGDPLHVLLPKLGLISERDLAESLAEHLGLPFVGAGDFPEIPVLEEKLSPRFLRESRVLPMSLGAEGLVLAMANPLDSYAQDALRLTSGCELLPCVAEPSEIEAAVERLYGQGSSAIGGMVEETGEADDAMDLDVERLKDLASEAPVIRMVNHLIDRAVEARASDIHIEAFENRTRVRYRVDGVLQEVDPPPNRFRAALVSRIKIMARLNIAERRLPQDGRIKLAIRGTPIDLRVSTVPTMHGEGVVLRVLDRQGVKLDFGALGVAGKNLETYLEVLSRPHGIFLVTGPTGSGKTTTLYASLLRLNSPERKLVTVEDPIEYQLEGVNQIQVQPGIGLTFANILRSILRQDPDVIMIGEIRDVETAEIAVQAALTGHLVLSTLHTNDAVGTISRLLDMGVEDYLLTSTLSGVAAQRLVRTLCPACRRKEPVLPELAQQLGLARFAKDDEIALWQPTGCEECRGSGYRGRTGLVETLVLNDEVRRLILSRAEAKEVQRAAMEAGMISMYDDGLMKALDGQTTVEEVFRVTRDV, from the coding sequence ATGGCCGCGCCCGCAGAGAACCTGGAGAGCTTCGAGGAGACCTTCGGTTCCTTCCTGGTCGAGCGCGGGGTGCTCGACCCGGCGGCCGTGGCCCGGGCGCGGCGGCTTTCGGTCGAGGGCGGGGACCCGCTCCACGTACTCTTGCCGAAGCTCGGCCTGATCTCGGAACGCGACCTCGCAGAGTCCTTGGCGGAACACCTCGGATTGCCCTTCGTGGGCGCGGGCGACTTTCCCGAGATTCCGGTGCTCGAAGAAAAACTGAGCCCGCGCTTCCTGCGCGAATCGCGCGTCCTGCCGATGTCGCTCGGGGCCGAGGGGCTGGTGCTGGCTATGGCCAACCCGCTGGATTCCTACGCCCAGGATGCACTGCGGCTGACCTCGGGCTGCGAGCTGCTGCCCTGTGTCGCCGAGCCGTCGGAGATCGAGGCCGCGGTCGAGCGGCTCTACGGCCAGGGTTCGTCCGCCATCGGCGGCATGGTCGAGGAGACCGGCGAGGCCGACGACGCCATGGACCTCGACGTCGAACGCCTGAAGGACCTGGCCAGCGAGGCCCCGGTGATCCGCATGGTCAACCATCTGATCGACCGGGCGGTCGAGGCGCGGGCGTCGGACATTCACATCGAGGCCTTCGAGAACCGGACCCGGGTTCGGTACCGCGTGGACGGTGTGCTCCAGGAGGTCGATCCGCCGCCGAACCGCTTCCGCGCCGCTCTGGTTTCGCGCATCAAGATCATGGCGCGCCTCAACATCGCCGAGCGCCGCCTGCCCCAGGACGGCCGCATCAAGCTGGCGATCCGGGGCACGCCGATCGACCTGCGTGTCTCGACCGTGCCGACCATGCACGGCGAGGGGGTCGTGCTGCGCGTGCTCGACCGCCAGGGCGTGAAGCTGGATTTCGGCGCGCTCGGCGTGGCCGGCAAGAACCTCGAGACCTACCTGGAAGTTCTATCGCGGCCGCACGGTATCTTCCTGGTGACCGGGCCGACCGGCAGCGGCAAGACCACGACCCTCTATGCCTCCCTGCTGCGGCTCAACAGCCCGGAGCGCAAGCTGGTTACGGTCGAGGATCCGATCGAGTACCAGCTGGAAGGGGTCAACCAGATACAGGTCCAGCCGGGAATCGGACTGACCTTCGCCAACATCCTGCGGTCGATCCTGCGCCAGGATCCCGACGTGATCATGATCGGCGAGATCCGGGACGTGGAGACCGCCGAGATCGCGGTCCAGGCGGCCCTGACCGGCCACCTCGTCCTGTCGACCCTCCACACCAACGATGCCGTGGGGACGATCAGCCGTCTGCTCGATATGGGGGTCGAGGACTATCTCCTGACCTCGACCTTGAGCGGGGTCGCCGCCCAGCGGCTGGTGCGCACCTTGTGTCCGGCTTGCCGCCGGAAGGAACCCGTGCTTCCCGAACTTGCCCAGCAGCTCGGCCTGGCGCGTTTCGCCAAGGACGACGAGATCGCGCTGTGGCAGCCGACGGGCTGCGAGGAGTGCCGCGGGTCCGGGTATCGCGGGCGGACCGGCCTGGTGGAAACCCTGGTGTTGAACGACGAGGTGCGCCGCCTCATTCTGAGCCGGGCCGAGGCGAAAGAGGTCCAGCGGGCCGCCATGGAGGCGGGCATGATCTCGATGTACGATGACGGCCTCATGAAGGCGCTCGACGGCCAGACCACGGTCGAGGAAGTGTTTCGCGTGACAAGAGACGTCTGA
- a CDS encoding type II secretion system F family protein, translated as MPWFAYKAVTPAGEVIEGELEAVDQSAVIERLRGQGNIPIRAEERRRGGGGARRVVMRRGARVASRDVAMLTREMAILLRAGLPLDRVLSTLSGLSRPGPVRDLVDRVAEKVRGGASFGDALEAEGDVFPGFYIGMIKAGEAGGSLETVLERLAETLERAQSLRESVRSALQYPALVVGLAVVSLIVLMTKVVPEFRPLFDEAGAALPISTQIIIAISDFMQDFWWVLLAVLVLAFFAIRRHNATLEGRLRWDAFLLRLPLLGELLLKIEVARMTRTFGTLLTNQVNVLNALSMTIGTLGNRAVSTSLLDLRNRLAKGEGLAQPLAETGIFPIMAVQLIQVGEESGQLEAMLLRVADIYDDEVKRTMSRLLALLVPVVTIVLGVVIALIIGSILAAILSSYDLPF; from the coding sequence ATGCCCTGGTTTGCCTACAAGGCAGTGACCCCGGCGGGCGAGGTCATAGAAGGCGAACTGGAGGCGGTCGATCAGTCGGCCGTGATCGAGCGGCTTCGCGGCCAGGGGAACATCCCGATCCGGGCCGAGGAGCGGCGGCGCGGCGGCGGCGGCGCGCGCCGGGTCGTCATGCGCCGGGGCGCCAGGGTCGCGTCCCGCGACGTCGCCATGCTGACGCGCGAGATGGCGATCCTGCTGCGCGCGGGGCTTCCCCTCGACCGAGTGCTCTCGACCTTGAGCGGCCTGTCGCGCCCCGGCCCGGTACGGGACCTGGTCGACCGGGTCGCGGAGAAGGTGCGCGGCGGCGCCAGTTTCGGCGATGCCCTCGAGGCCGAGGGGGACGTCTTTCCCGGTTTCTATATCGGCATGATCAAGGCCGGCGAGGCCGGCGGCTCGCTCGAAACGGTTCTGGAGCGCCTGGCCGAGACGCTAGAGCGGGCGCAGTCGCTGCGCGAGAGCGTGCGCTCGGCGCTGCAGTATCCGGCGCTGGTGGTGGGCCTCGCGGTGGTTTCGCTGATCGTCCTGATGACCAAGGTCGTGCCGGAGTTCCGGCCCCTGTTCGACGAAGCCGGGGCGGCCCTGCCGATCTCGACCCAGATCATCATCGCGATCTCCGATTTCATGCAGGACTTCTGGTGGGTGCTGCTGGCCGTTCTGGTGCTGGCGTTCTTCGCCATCAGGCGGCACAACGCCACGCTCGAAGGCCGGCTCCGCTGGGACGCCTTCCTGCTTCGGCTGCCGCTGCTCGGCGAGTTGCTGCTGAAGATCGAGGTCGCGCGCATGACCCGGACCTTCGGCACGCTGCTGACCAACCAGGTCAACGTGCTGAATGCCCTGTCGATGACAATCGGGACCCTGGGCAACCGGGCCGTCTCGACCAGCCTGCTGGATCTCCGCAACCGGCTGGCCAAGGGCGAGGGCCTGGCGCAGCCCCTTGCCGAGACGGGGATCTTTCCGATCATGGCCGTGCAGCTGATCCAGGTCGGCGAGGAAAGCGGACAGCTGGAGGCGATGCTCCTGCGGGTCGCCGACATCTACGACGACGAGGTCAAGCGCACCATGAGCCGGCTTCTGGCCCTGCTCGTGCCTGTCGTGACCATCGTTCTCGGCGTAGTCATCGCGCTGATCATCGGCTCGATCCTCGCCGCGATTCTCAGTTCCTACGATCTACCGTTCTGA
- the gspG gene encoding type II secretion system major pseudopilin GspG, with product MFIVHRSVALGAGPRKKSKRRAAQRGFTLVELLVVLVILGLIATLAAPRVLNYLGGAKTDTAKLQIERLATALDLYRLQVGDYPDETFGLTALIEQPSNADRWNGPYVTKNEAIQDPWGRPYVYRYPGNHGEFDLFSLGKDGQEGGDGEDADITSW from the coding sequence GTGTTCATCGTGCATAGGTCCGTCGCGCTGGGGGCCGGCCCGCGCAAGAAATCGAAACGGCGCGCCGCCCAGCGCGGTTTCACCCTGGTCGAGCTCCTCGTCGTGCTGGTCATCCTCGGACTGATCGCCACCCTGGCGGCGCCTCGGGTGCTCAACTACCTCGGTGGCGCCAAGACCGATACGGCCAAGCTGCAGATCGAACGCCTCGCCACGGCGCTCGATCTCTACCGGCTCCAGGTCGGAGACTATCCCGACGAAACCTTCGGTCTCACGGCGCTGATCGAGCAGCCGTCGAACGCCGACCGCTGGAACGGCCCCTATGTCACCAAGAACGAGGCGATCCAGGACCCGTGGGGGCGCCCCTATGTCTACCGCTACCCTGGGAACCACGGAGAGTTCGACCTCTTCTCCCTCGGCAAGGACGGCCAAGAAGGGGGCGACGGCGAGGACGCAGATATCACGAGCTGGTAG